Within Syntrophorhabdaceae bacterium, the genomic segment CCCGTTCAACGATGCTGATTGCGCCTTCAGGGCATTCGCCGAGACAGGCGGCAAGCCCGTCACAGTAGTTTTCCGATACAAGCCTTGCCTTGCCGTTTACGAGCTCTATCGCGCCTTCTGCGCAGGCGGAGACACATTGTCCGCACCCATTACAACGGTCCTCGTCTATATTCACTATCTTTCTCTGCGTCTTCATGATGACCTCCTTGTTAGCTGAGAGCAAAGAGCGAAGAGTGAAAGATGCACAATTCAAATAAGTTGCCCCATGCCCTCCGCCCTCTGTTTGTTTTACTGCCCCAGTATTGCCTTCAGATCTGCCTCCGGTGTCGATATTGGTTTTATATCGTAATTCTTCACGAGAACATCGAGTATGTTGGGTGTAATAAAGGCAGGCAAAGTCGGTCCGAGACGCATGTTCTTGATGCCCAGATAAAGAAGCGTAAGAAGGATCGCCACAGCCTTCTGCTCGTACCATGACAGGATGAGAGAAAGGGGCAACTCGTTGACGCTCACGTTAAAGGCCTTGGAAAGGGCGACGGCGATCTGTATGGCGGAGTAGGCGTCATTGCACTGCCCTATGTCGAGAAGTCGCGGGATGCCGCCGATGTCCCCGAGGTCCTTGTCGAAGAAGCGGAACTTGCCGCAGGCAAGGGTTAAGACGATGCAGTCCTTCGGCACCTTCTCCACGAATTCCGTATAGTAGTTCCTGCCCGGCTTTGCGCCATCACAGCCCGCAACAAGGAAGAAATGTCTTATCTTCCCGCTCTTTACCGCCTCTATGACCGTGCCGGCAACACTCATTACCGTATTCCGCGCGAATCCGACCATCACCGATTTGCCGTTTTTGTCATTATCGAATCCCTTCATCGAGAGCGCCTTTTCAATAACGGGTTTGAAATTCCCGTCGCTTATATGTTTGACGCCGGGCCACCCAACAGTGCCGGCGGTGAAGATATTGTCCATGTATGAGTCGAGGGGTTTCTGGATACAGTTTGTGGTCATCAGGATAGCGCCGGGAAATGCGCTGAATTCCTTGTGCTGGTTCTGCCAGGCGGTGCCGTAATGTCCATAGAAGTGTTCGTATCTTTTGAGGTTTGGGTAACCGTGGGCGGGGAGCATCTCGCCGTGGGTGTATACATATAT encodes:
- the hcp gene encoding hydroxylamine reductase — translated: MFCYQCEQTAKGEGCSKVGVCGKQPDVAALQDLLVYLLEELSYYAVEARRLGLADREVDVFTAEALFHTLTNVDFDPSRLTSLIRQAVKLRDGLMDTIKTKGGNIGFPEGRSLIKPEVSPDGLVRQGESFGLKSLGNANPDITSLIHTLLFGLKGVAAYAYHAQLLGKEDDAVYAYIHEALRAILENTLSLDEWLSMVLKCGEINLRAMELLDAANTDSYGHPVPTKVPLGAKKGKAILVSGHDLKDLEEILKQTEGKGIYVYTHGEMLPAHGYPNLKRYEHFYGHYGTAWQNQHKEFSAFPGAILMTTNCIQKPLDSYMDNIFTAGTVGWPGVKHISDGNFKPVIEKALSMKGFDNDKNGKSVMVGFARNTVMSVAGTVIEAVKSGKIRHFFLVAGCDGAKPGRNYYTEFVEKVPKDCIVLTLACGKFRFFDKDLGDIGGIPRLLDIGQCNDAYSAIQIAVALSKAFNVSVNELPLSLILSWYEQKAVAILLTLLYLGIKNMRLGPTLPAFITPNILDVLVKNYDIKPISTPEADLKAILGQ